Proteins from a single region of Bradyrhizobium diazoefficiens:
- a CDS encoding ABC transporter substrate-binding protein: MKRLQAAFAALMLGLPATPASAGEAVNLILNWTPTADHSPFYYAKAQGWYEKAGIDLTIEFGKGSGVSAAKVGSGGSPFGIADLATMLVAKSKGADDVALMSIYANTGQTFYWLKSYGVNGVKDFPNHKIGNPPGDASRVMWPAFAKAAGIAPDSVSFVNIGPTAKIAALKSHTVDIISDFYNEHDLKVIEFGQDLGYVNWKDIGLNPYGNSLIVNGAYLQKNPKLVEEFVRVSQKAFATCVADVTPCLKALLDQVSGLDKENQVRQWERIKYLMTDEFTTTKGLGWIDGERMQKDYELVQTYLGMEKPFDVSTAFTTKMLDPAIKMDASKVKK; this comes from the coding sequence ATGAAGCGTTTGCAGGCGGCATTTGCGGCTCTGATGCTCGGTTTGCCGGCGACGCCGGCGAGCGCGGGCGAGGCGGTCAATTTGATCCTGAACTGGACGCCGACGGCGGACCATTCGCCTTTTTATTACGCCAAGGCGCAGGGCTGGTACGAGAAGGCCGGCATCGACCTGACCATCGAGTTCGGCAAGGGCTCCGGCGTCTCCGCCGCCAAGGTCGGCTCCGGCGGCTCGCCCTTCGGCATCGCCGATCTTGCCACCATGCTGGTTGCCAAGAGCAAGGGCGCCGACGACGTCGCGCTGATGAGCATCTACGCCAACACCGGGCAGACGTTCTACTGGCTGAAGAGCTATGGCGTGAACGGCGTGAAGGATTTCCCGAACCACAAGATCGGCAATCCGCCCGGCGACGCCTCGCGCGTGATGTGGCCGGCTTTTGCCAAGGCCGCAGGCATCGCGCCCGACTCTGTGAGCTTCGTCAATATCGGCCCCACTGCGAAGATCGCGGCGCTGAAGAGCCACACCGTCGACATCATCAGCGACTTCTACAACGAGCACGATCTGAAGGTGATCGAGTTCGGACAGGACCTCGGCTACGTCAACTGGAAGGACATCGGGCTCAATCCGTACGGTAATTCGCTGATCGTCAATGGCGCGTACCTGCAGAAGAACCCGAAACTTGTCGAAGAGTTCGTGCGCGTCTCGCAGAAGGCGTTTGCGACTTGCGTCGCCGACGTCACACCGTGCCTGAAGGCACTGCTCGACCAGGTCTCCGGTCTCGACAAGGAGAACCAGGTGCGCCAGTGGGAGCGCATCAAATATCTGATGACGGACGAGTTCACGACGACCAAGGGTCTCGGCTGGATCGATGGCGAGCGAATGCAGAAGGACTACGAATTGGTCCAGACCTATCTCGGCATGGAAAAGCCGTTCGATGTCTCGACGGCGTTCACGACCAAGATGCTGGATCCGGCCATCAAGATGGATGCGAGCAAGGTGAAGAAGTAA
- the minC gene encoding septum site-determining protein MinC: MEAVAKVQRQMVRLRGRSYVAFVFVPMVPIQVWLQEIDATIARSPGFFAGRPVVIDLSSVDLSQSGIGHLLTSLQDRNIRVLGIEGVEEGRLTPSMPPLLSGGRSCVIESSAAKKVEAKAETKPTSLLLEAPVRSGQTVIFPEGDVTILGSVGSGAEVVAGGSIHVYGALRGRAMAGVNGHTSARIYCQKIEAELLAIDGFYQTADDIDAALRGKPAQAWLQGNTMRITALN; encoded by the coding sequence ATGGAGGCTGTAGCAAAAGTCCAACGCCAGATGGTGCGCCTGCGCGGGCGGTCCTATGTGGCCTTCGTGTTCGTGCCGATGGTTCCGATCCAGGTCTGGCTTCAGGAGATCGACGCCACCATCGCCCGCTCGCCGGGCTTCTTCGCCGGCCGCCCCGTCGTGATCGACCTGTCCTCGGTCGATCTCAGCCAGTCCGGCATCGGCCACCTGCTGACCAGCCTTCAGGACCGCAACATCCGCGTGCTTGGCATCGAAGGCGTGGAGGAGGGCCGGCTGACACCCTCCATGCCGCCGCTGCTCTCGGGCGGGCGCAGCTGCGTGATCGAGTCGAGCGCGGCGAAGAAGGTTGAGGCGAAGGCCGAGACCAAGCCGACCTCCCTGCTGCTGGAGGCCCCTGTTCGCTCCGGCCAGACTGTGATCTTCCCCGAAGGCGACGTCACCATTCTCGGCTCGGTCGGCTCCGGGGCCGAAGTCGTCGCCGGCGGCTCCATCCACGTCTACGGCGCGCTGCGCGGCCGCGCCATGGCGGGCGTGAACGGGCACACGAGCGCGCGTATCTATTGCCAGAAGATCGAGGCCGAACTGCTTGCGATCGATGGGTTTTACCAGACTGCGGACGACATCGACGCCGCCTTGCGCGGCAAGCCGGCGCAGGCCTGGCTGCAGGGGAATACCATGCGAATTACAGCACTGAACTGA
- a CDS encoding ABC transporter permease, with amino-acid sequence MPADGARTARSFVIVLIVHLAVLVLWQVAVDAFHVPKFILPSPLATVQTLGTASYSWGANTLVTAAEILGGFGLGAVVGVALAVIFSWAPLLSLMLLPLFVTLNMIPKVALGPLFIVWFSYGILPNILIAFSICFFPILLTTARGLREVEPDLLDLVKSLRGSRWTLFRKIQLPGSLPYVFSGMKVGAILAVAGAIVGEFIASERGLGYLMIQVQSSLDTPAMVMAVVLLTLLGVALYGLVLALERMFVVGDARQN; translated from the coding sequence GTGCCAGCTGACGGGGCACGCACCGCACGCAGCTTTGTGATCGTGCTGATCGTGCACCTCGCCGTGCTCGTGCTCTGGCAGGTCGCGGTCGACGCCTTCCACGTGCCGAAATTCATCCTGCCCTCGCCGCTTGCAACGGTGCAGACGCTGGGAACTGCGAGCTATTCCTGGGGCGCGAACACGCTGGTGACGGCGGCCGAGATCCTCGGCGGCTTTGGGCTCGGCGCGGTCGTCGGCGTCGCGCTCGCGGTGATCTTCAGCTGGGCGCCGCTGCTGAGCCTGATGCTGCTGCCGCTGTTCGTGACGCTGAACATGATCCCGAAGGTCGCGCTCGGCCCGCTCTTCATCGTCTGGTTCTCTTACGGCATCCTGCCGAACATCCTGATCGCCTTCAGCATCTGCTTCTTCCCGATCCTGCTCACCACCGCGCGGGGCCTGCGCGAGGTCGAGCCGGATCTGCTCGATCTCGTCAAATCGCTGCGCGGCTCGCGCTGGACATTGTTCCGCAAGATTCAGCTGCCGGGATCACTGCCCTACGTGTTCTCCGGCATGAAGGTCGGCGCCATTCTCGCCGTCGCCGGCGCCATTGTCGGCGAGTTCATCGCCTCCGAGCGCGGGCTCGGCTACCTCATGATCCAGGTGCAGTCCTCGCTCGACACGCCCGCGATGGTAATGGCCGTCGTGCTGCTGACGCTGCTCGGCGTCGCCCTCTACGGCCTGGTGCTCGCGCTCGAACGGATGTTCGTGGTCGGCGATGCAAGACAAAACTGA
- a CDS encoding NAD(P)-dependent oxidoreductase translates to MLLTRQTLPKTIPDIAALDDLLCRPTQALIDDLASINGDIMILGVGGKMGPTLAGLAKAAAPERRVTGVARFSDASVNDWLHARGVETINCDLLDEAAIKALPKAPNIVFMAGRKFGAEGDLSLTWAMNAHVPALVAQAFSSSRIVAFSTGCVYPFVPVDGKGSTEDMAPNPPGEYAQSCVGRERMFEYFSHKFGTPGRLFRLNYAIDMRYGVLHDIATKVLTGTPIDVSLGHVNFIWQGDASAQALRCLAHCTAPTSPINVSGHEILAVRDLAQKFGARFGRAPVLTGQEEPTAWLTNTSKAVELFGLPIVDTEQLIAWTADWVSRAMPSLGKPTKYEVRDGRY, encoded by the coding sequence ATGCTGCTCACCCGCCAGACCCTGCCAAAGACCATTCCTGACATCGCGGCGCTCGACGATCTCTTGTGCCGGCCGACCCAGGCGCTGATCGACGACCTCGCCAGCATCAATGGCGATATCATGATCCTCGGCGTCGGCGGCAAGATGGGCCCGACGCTGGCGGGGCTGGCCAAAGCCGCCGCACCGGAACGCCGCGTCACCGGCGTCGCACGCTTCAGCGACGCTAGCGTCAATGACTGGCTGCATGCGCGCGGCGTCGAGACGATCAATTGCGACCTGCTGGATGAGGCTGCAATCAAGGCGCTGCCGAAGGCGCCGAACATCGTCTTCATGGCCGGTCGCAAGTTCGGGGCTGAGGGCGATCTGTCGTTGACCTGGGCGATGAATGCGCATGTGCCGGCGCTGGTGGCGCAGGCCTTCTCCTCATCGCGGATCGTGGCGTTCTCGACCGGCTGCGTCTATCCGTTCGTGCCGGTCGACGGCAAAGGCTCGACCGAGGACATGGCGCCGAACCCACCCGGCGAATACGCCCAATCCTGCGTCGGCCGCGAGCGCATGTTCGAGTATTTTTCGCACAAATTCGGAACGCCAGGCCGGCTGTTCCGGCTCAATTACGCGATCGACATGCGCTACGGCGTGCTGCACGACATCGCCACGAAAGTTCTCACGGGCACGCCGATCGACGTCAGCCTTGGCCACGTCAATTTCATCTGGCAGGGCGATGCATCCGCGCAGGCGCTTCGGTGCCTGGCGCATTGCACGGCGCCGACTTCGCCGATCAATGTCAGCGGCCACGAGATCTTGGCGGTGCGCGACCTCGCGCAGAAATTCGGCGCCCGCTTCGGCCGCGCCCCGGTGCTGACGGGCCAGGAAGAGCCGACGGCTTGGCTGACCAACACGTCGAAAGCAGTCGAACTGTTCGGCCTGCCGATCGTCGACACCGAACAGTTGATCGCCTGGACCGCCGACTGGGTCTCCCGCGCCATGCCGAGCTTGGGCAAGCCGACCAAATACGAGGTGCGCGATGGCCGCTACTGA
- a CDS encoding GNAT family N-acetyltransferase: MAATDGPPVIKLGLDDAMAGLVLSTEAHWNQTEEDWRVFLRDGVVFGIRTGVLLVATAALLPYSGNNAWISMVLVTASHRRRGLATRLLDACLETARKNGLTSWLDATPDGAAVYGPLGFTPTLQLRRLKLAKPTQAPAPAPPAATLDALCARDRRTTGFDRTALLTALAQRSGSRILATGGSIALVRDGRTARHIGPLFADHAVEALALVHAIARSETGPLLLDVVASQAAFLDGLTSTGWTIERPFQRMRFGPATAMSDEMPFAVTGPEFG, encoded by the coding sequence ATGGCCGCTACTGACGGGCCTCCCGTCATCAAGCTCGGCCTGGATGATGCAATGGCCGGGCTCGTGCTCTCGACGGAAGCGCACTGGAACCAAACCGAAGAGGACTGGCGCGTCTTCCTGCGCGACGGCGTCGTCTTCGGCATCCGCACCGGCGTGCTGCTGGTCGCGACGGCCGCGCTGCTGCCCTACTCCGGCAACAACGCCTGGATCAGCATGGTGCTGGTGACGGCGAGCCATCGCCGGCGTGGCCTTGCGACGCGTCTCCTCGATGCCTGCCTGGAAACCGCGCGAAAGAACGGCCTGACCAGCTGGCTCGATGCGACGCCCGACGGCGCCGCGGTCTACGGGCCGCTCGGCTTCACCCCGACGCTGCAATTGCGCCGGCTGAAGCTGGCCAAGCCGACGCAGGCCCCCGCACCGGCGCCGCCAGCCGCAACGCTCGACGCGCTTTGCGCGCGCGACCGGCGCACCACTGGCTTTGACCGGACCGCCCTCCTGACCGCCCTTGCGCAACGCTCGGGGTCGCGCATCCTCGCAACGGGCGGGTCGATTGCATTGGTCCGCGACGGCAGGACGGCGCGCCATATCGGCCCGTTGTTTGCCGATCATGCTGTGGAAGCGTTGGCGCTCGTCCATGCTATCGCGCGATCGGAAACCGGACCGCTGCTGCTCGACGTCGTCGCCTCGCAGGCCGCGTTCCTGGATGGACTGACCTCAACGGGCTGGACCATCGAGCGCCCGTTCCAGCGCATGCGGTTCGGCCCCGCTACAGCCATGTCCGACGAAATGCCATTCGCCGTCACCGGCCCCGAATTCGGATAG
- a CDS encoding TetR/AcrR family transcriptional regulator, which translates to MPAKRSGGTVPQRRDPVATRNKLLTAARQEFARHGFAGARVDEIAERAGVNKQLVYHYFGDKDALYLAVLEWVYADIREQERQLNLEGLPPEKAIRKLIEASFDYLATNPDFIVLLNDENRGGARHVRGSTRLEAMHSPLVRSVSHILHEGVRAGVFRKGIDPIQLYISIAGLSYFYLSNTPTLSAIFGKDLSSRTARRARRRHVADLVLQSLRP; encoded by the coding sequence ATGCCCGCAAAACGTTCAGGCGGCACCGTGCCGCAGCGCCGCGACCCCGTCGCGACCCGCAACAAGCTGCTCACCGCGGCGCGGCAGGAGTTCGCCCGGCATGGTTTTGCGGGCGCCCGCGTCGACGAGATCGCGGAGCGCGCCGGCGTCAACAAGCAACTGGTCTATCACTACTTTGGCGACAAGGACGCGCTTTATCTCGCCGTGCTCGAATGGGTTTACGCCGACATCCGTGAGCAGGAGCGCCAACTCAATCTCGAAGGCCTGCCCCCGGAAAAGGCGATCCGCAAGCTGATCGAGGCCTCGTTCGATTACCTTGCAACCAATCCTGACTTCATCGTGCTGCTGAACGACGAGAACCGCGGCGGCGCGCGTCACGTCCGCGGCTCGACGCGGCTCGAGGCGATGCATTCGCCGCTGGTCCGGAGCGTGTCCCACATCCTGCACGAGGGCGTCCGCGCCGGGGTATTTCGCAAGGGGATCGACCCGATCCAGCTCTATATTTCCATTGCCGGCCTTAGCTATTTCTATCTCTCCAACACGCCGACGCTGTCGGCGATCTTCGGCAAGGACCTGTCGAGCCGCACCGCCCGCCGCGCCCGCCGCCGGCACGTCGCCGATCTCGTGCTGCAGTCGCTCCGGCCGTAA